A single region of the Variovorax paradoxus genome encodes:
- a CDS encoding LacI family DNA-binding transcriptional regulator, with translation MSIQSVAAKAGVSVATVSRAFNFPDKVTPATRELVERVARELQYVPNASARTLRTQRSRALGVVLPTLLNPTFAECLQGIARAAMAGGYAIIPVTTGYRLDEEERAVHLLLAGNVDGLILVVSNPSTSAALARLRTTGTPYVLAYNRHPDHPCVTVDGEAAVADAVARLVLLGHRRIAMVSGTLAASDRAQQRYRGYQKGMADAGLDAPPLIEVPFVESAVDMLAHLLQAKERPTALVCSNDLLAIRSIRAAHLSGLSVPDDLSVVGFDGIALGEDLTPALTTIAQPNSDIGRRSVELLIQAMGGGTTLQADASLLLPCLFRDGESCASARDVAID, from the coding sequence ATGAGCATTCAATCCGTCGCAGCCAAAGCTGGGGTTTCCGTGGCCACCGTGTCGCGGGCGTTCAACTTCCCCGACAAGGTCACGCCAGCCACGCGTGAGTTGGTGGAACGCGTGGCGCGCGAGCTTCAGTACGTGCCCAACGCCAGCGCGCGCACCTTGCGCACCCAGCGAAGCCGCGCGCTGGGCGTGGTGCTGCCGACGCTCTTGAATCCGACTTTCGCCGAGTGCCTGCAAGGCATTGCGCGTGCAGCCATGGCGGGCGGCTACGCCATCATTCCGGTCACCACGGGCTACCGGCTCGACGAAGAAGAACGCGCGGTCCATCTGCTGCTGGCGGGCAATGTCGACGGATTGATCCTCGTGGTCTCCAACCCCTCCACTTCGGCGGCCTTGGCACGGCTTCGAACCACCGGCACGCCCTATGTGCTGGCCTACAACCGGCATCCTGACCACCCTTGCGTGACCGTCGACGGCGAAGCTGCCGTGGCCGACGCCGTCGCACGCCTGGTGCTGCTGGGGCACCGCCGCATCGCCATGGTCAGCGGCACGCTGGCCGCCTCCGACCGGGCGCAGCAGCGCTATCGCGGTTATCAAAAAGGCATGGCCGACGCCGGGCTCGACGCGCCACCGCTCATCGAGGTGCCCTTTGTCGAAAGCGCGGTGGACATGCTTGCGCACCTGCTGCAAGCCAAGGAGCGGCCCACCGCACTGGTCTGCTCGAACGACCTTCTCGCCATTCGCAGCATTCGCGCGGCACACCTGAGCGGGCTCTCCGTGCCCGACGACCTCAGCGTGGTGGGCTTCGACGGCATTGCGCTCGGCGAAGACCTCACGCCGGCGCTCACCACCATTGCGCAGCCCAACAGCGACATCGGCCGCCGCAGCGTCGAATTGCTGATCCAGGCCATGGGCGGCGGCACGACGCTGCAAGCCGACGCGAGCCTGCTGCTGCCTTGCTTATTTCGCGACGGTGAATCGTGCGCATCCGCACGCGATGTTGCCATCGACTGA
- a CDS encoding ABC transporter permease → MRKNTQPKAPFLLAITVLVSIFMIAPMLLSVMAGLVNNYSAGLKSGLTLRWLGEVWENYGGTVGWSLALAAACVVGTVLLGVPCAYALARSRSRAAHIFEELLTLPVAVPGLATALALILAYGQLTAFRQSFAFILVGHIVFTLPFMVRTVSSAFQRDDLLALEEAARSLGANFRQRFMGILVPAVFPAIVAGSLMVFTLSVGEFNLTWMLHTPLTRTLPVGLADSYASMRIEIGSAYTLVFFAVILPVLWGLQYLANLIQKRHGT, encoded by the coding sequence ATGCGAAAGAACACGCAACCCAAGGCGCCCTTCCTGCTGGCCATTACCGTGCTCGTGAGCATTTTCATGATCGCGCCGATGCTGCTGTCCGTCATGGCCGGCCTGGTCAACAACTACAGCGCGGGCCTGAAGAGCGGACTCACGCTGCGCTGGCTGGGCGAGGTGTGGGAGAACTACGGCGGCACCGTGGGCTGGTCGCTCGCGCTGGCAGCGGCCTGCGTGGTCGGCACCGTGCTGCTGGGCGTGCCCTGCGCCTATGCGCTGGCGCGCAGCCGCTCACGAGCGGCGCACATCTTCGAGGAACTGCTCACGCTTCCCGTTGCAGTGCCGGGCCTCGCGACCGCGCTGGCGCTCATCCTGGCCTACGGCCAGCTCACGGCCTTCCGCCAGAGCTTCGCTTTCATTCTGGTGGGCCACATCGTGTTCACGCTGCCGTTCATGGTGCGCACCGTGAGCTCGGCGTTCCAGCGCGACGATCTGCTCGCGCTCGAGGAAGCGGCCCGGTCGCTCGGCGCGAACTTCCGCCAGCGCTTCATGGGCATTCTGGTGCCCGCCGTGTTCCCCGCCATCGTGGCCGGCAGCCTGATGGTGTTCACGCTCTCGGTGGGCGAGTTCAACCTTACCTGGATGCTGCACACGCCGCTCACGCGCACCCTGCCCGTGGGCCTGGCCGACAGCTACGCCTCGATGCGCATCGAGATCGGATCGGCCTACACGCTGGTCTTCTTCGCA
- a CDS encoding ABC transporter substrate-binding protein → MSLRISRMARLGLLTAALVAAGSAVAQTAICYNCPTEWADWGTQLKAIKAKTGVSVPADNKNSGQSLAQLVAEKASPVADVTYLGVTFAVQAQKDGVVEPYKPAAWKDIPDGLKDPAGNWFTIHSGTLGFMVNVDALKGKPVPKSWADLLKPEYKGLIGYLDPASAFVGYVGAVAVNEARGGTLDNFGPAIDYFKALQKNEPIVPKQTSYARVLSGEIAILLDYDFNAYRAKYKDKANVAFVIPSEGTLAVPYVMSLVAKAPHAAEGKKVLDFVLSDEGQAIWAKAYLRPVRAGAMPKEVEAQFLPATEYARAKSVDYARMAEAQRAFSDRYLKEVR, encoded by the coding sequence ATGTCTCTACGCATCTCCCGTATGGCCCGCCTGGGCCTGCTCACCGCCGCGCTCGTCGCCGCCGGTAGTGCCGTTGCACAGACCGCCATTTGCTACAACTGCCCGACCGAATGGGCCGACTGGGGCACGCAGCTCAAGGCCATCAAGGCCAAGACCGGCGTCAGCGTGCCGGCCGACAACAAGAACTCCGGCCAGTCGCTCGCGCAGCTCGTCGCCGAGAAGGCAAGCCCCGTGGCCGACGTCACCTACCTGGGCGTGACCTTCGCGGTGCAGGCCCAGAAGGACGGCGTGGTCGAGCCCTACAAGCCGGCAGCATGGAAAGACATTCCCGACGGCCTGAAGGACCCGGCCGGCAACTGGTTCACCATCCACTCGGGCACGCTCGGTTTCATGGTCAACGTCGATGCGCTCAAGGGCAAGCCGGTGCCCAAGTCATGGGCCGACCTGCTCAAGCCCGAATACAAGGGCCTCATCGGTTACCTCGATCCGGCCTCGGCCTTCGTCGGCTACGTGGGTGCGGTGGCGGTGAACGAAGCCCGCGGCGGCACGCTCGACAACTTCGGTCCGGCCATCGACTACTTCAAGGCGCTGCAGAAGAACGAACCCATCGTTCCCAAGCAGACCTCTTATGCGCGCGTGCTGTCGGGTGAAATCGCGATCCTGCTCGACTACGACTTCAACGCCTACCGCGCCAAGTACAAGGACAAGGCCAACGTCGCATTCGTCATTCCGAGCGAAGGCACGCTGGCAGTGCCCTACGTGATGAGCCTCGTCGCCAAGGCGCCGCACGCAGCCGAGGGCAAGAAGGTGCTCGACTTCGTTCTGTCGGACGAAGGGCAGGCTATCTGGGCCAAGGCTTACCTGCGGCCAGTGCGCGCCGGTGCGATGCCGAAGGAGGTAGAGGCGCAGTTCCTGCCTGCTACCGAATACGCACGCGCCAAGAGCGTTGACTATGCGCGCATGGCTGAGGCGCAGCGTGCGTTCTCTGATCGGTATCTGAAGGAAGTGCGCTGA
- a CDS encoding ABC transporter permease produces MKPANAWNPRWRLLACVAPAAVFFVAFWLLPVVRLLTLPATKGWATYFAVLTDSRYLQSMVNTVALSVAVTLATLVLGAAVGIYLARHAFTGKRMLLSLLTLPLSFPGVIIGFFVILLGGRQGVVADIGDSLFGERITFAYGLLGLFLAYLYFSLPRAIATYAAAAEAMNVQLEEAARSLGASRLRVAHDVWMPELAPTTLACGAILFATSMGAFGTAFTLASKFEVIPITIYNEFTNYANFALAASLSIALGIVTWLVLFVARRFGANPVAR; encoded by the coding sequence ATGAAACCCGCCAACGCCTGGAACCCACGCTGGCGCCTGCTGGCCTGCGTAGCCCCCGCGGCCGTGTTCTTCGTCGCCTTCTGGCTGCTGCCGGTGGTGCGCCTCCTTACATTGCCTGCGACCAAGGGATGGGCCACCTACTTCGCAGTGCTCACCGACTCGCGCTACCTGCAGAGCATGGTCAACACTGTGGCGTTGTCGGTGGCCGTGACACTCGCAACGCTGGTGCTCGGAGCGGCCGTCGGCATTTATCTCGCGCGTCATGCCTTCACCGGCAAGCGCATGCTGCTGTCGCTGCTCACGCTGCCGCTGTCCTTTCCGGGCGTGATCATCGGCTTCTTCGTCATCCTGCTCGGCGGGCGGCAAGGCGTGGTGGCCGACATCGGCGACAGCCTCTTCGGTGAACGCATCACCTTTGCATATGGCCTGCTCGGCCTGTTCCTCGCCTACCTGTACTTCTCGCTGCCTCGCGCGATTGCCACCTACGCCGCAGCGGCGGAGGCCATGAACGTGCAGCTCGAAGAAGCCGCACGCTCGCTCGGAGCCTCTCGCCTGCGCGTGGCGCACGATGTCTGGATGCCCGAGCTTGCCCCCACTACGCTGGCCTGCGGCGCCATTCTGTTCGCCACCTCGATGGGCGCCTTTGGCACTGCCTTCACCCTCGCCAGCAAGTTCGAGGTGATCCCCATCACCATCTACAACGAGTTCACCAACTACGCCAACTTTGCGCTCGCCGCGTCGCTCTCGATTGCGCTGGGCATCGTGACCTGGCTGGTGCTGTTCGTGGCGCGGCGCTTCGGCGCCAACCCGGTCGCGCGCTGA
- the lspA gene encoding signal peptidase II has protein sequence MAAARSMSASRSRSGSIWPWLALAAIILIIDQFTKTLILGYYKLGDATYVTSFFNVVRAHNTGAAFSFLADHSGWQRWFFTAIGLAAAVFIVWMLKSHAGQKLFSFAMACILGGAIGNVIDRMMHGYVVDFLSFHAGNWYFPAFNAADSAITLGAICLIVDEIRRVRRGK, from the coding sequence ATGGCGGCCGCACGTTCCATGTCGGCATCGCGTTCGCGCAGCGGCAGCATCTGGCCATGGCTCGCCCTGGCGGCCATCATTTTGATCATCGACCAGTTCACCAAGACGCTGATCCTGGGCTACTACAAGCTCGGTGATGCCACCTACGTGACGAGCTTCTTCAACGTGGTTCGCGCGCACAACACGGGCGCCGCGTTCTCGTTCCTGGCCGACCATTCGGGTTGGCAGCGCTGGTTCTTCACGGCCATTGGCCTGGCGGCCGCGGTGTTCATCGTGTGGATGCTGAAATCGCACGCGGGACAGAAGCTGTTTTCGTTCGCGATGGCCTGCATTCTGGGCGGCGCCATCGGCAACGTGATCGACCGGATGATGCACGGGTACGTGGTCGACTTCCTGAGCTTTCACGCGGGGAACTGGTACTTTCCGGCCTTCAACGCGGCGGACAGTGCGATCACGCTGGGGGCCATCTGCCTGATCGTGGACGAAATCCGGCGGGTTCGGCGCGGGAAGTAA